A genomic region of Candidatus Kapaibacterium sp. contains the following coding sequences:
- a CDS encoding short-chain dehydrogenase has translation MNIEGSKILVLGGWGLVGAAICHKLMEHNPAQLIVSSLKQSEAEDAVQMLRNEYPNKNPDMFDGKWGNIFTRTDWKDIDFRDVLGESDRRKIHIKDIFYELTPDVVENSALYQLIAETKPDIVIDCINTATAIAYLDIYNTTINAIKRIEEDKLDEALVEQIIASAYIPQLIRHVQLLYKGLQDAGSKMYFKIGTSGTGGMGFNIPYTHSEERPSRVLLSKNAVAGAQTLLLYILARTPNGPLVKEIKPTAAIAWKKIAYGEVKRKGKTIQLVDMPFDNAKKSDGWLVFDDSEGVVDTGEKFKSVFIDTGENGIFSRGEFQAISALGQMEIITPEEIADYLVHEIRGGNTGKDVIQGLDAFTMGPTYRGGIMRNIAMNKLDKLEQEHGVNSVAFELLGPPRLSKLLYEAYLLKRIVGTMRNINDFSAENLSQQAYDLLNNDTQLRSQILSIGIAVLLPDGKSYVRGADIKIPVRRGETKLELTEANINAWCNEGWIDLRPSSFEEWKQRINNIMEHSNTLPKDDTSSRYNYTNEYWDNFDNIDEGKIVGWVFEFEDKGWRFKR, from the coding sequence ATGAATATCGAAGGATCAAAAATTCTCGTTTTAGGCGGTTGGGGACTGGTAGGAGCGGCAATTTGCCACAAGCTGATGGAACACAATCCGGCTCAATTAATAGTATCTTCACTTAAACAAAGTGAAGCTGAAGATGCTGTTCAAATGTTAAGAAATGAATATCCGAACAAAAATCCGGATATGTTCGATGGTAAATGGGGAAATATTTTCACAAGAACTGATTGGAAAGATATAGATTTCCGTGATGTTCTCGGTGAATCCGACAGACGGAAAATTCATATTAAAGATATTTTCTATGAACTGACTCCCGATGTAGTCGAAAACTCTGCACTTTATCAGTTGATTGCTGAAACAAAGCCCGATATTGTGATAGATTGCATCAACACAGCTACTGCTATTGCATATTTGGATATTTATAATACTACAATCAATGCAATAAAAAGAATCGAAGAGGACAAGCTCGACGAAGCTTTGGTCGAACAAATCATTGCAAGTGCTTATATCCCTCAACTTATTAGACACGTACAGTTACTTTACAAAGGTTTACAAGATGCCGGGTCGAAAATGTATTTTAAGATTGGTACAAGCGGTACAGGTGGAATGGGATTCAATATTCCTTACACACATAGCGAGGAGCGCCCGTCCAGAGTGCTTTTATCTAAAAATGCGGTTGCCGGTGCCCAGACTTTATTGCTTTATATTTTAGCAAGAACTCCAAACGGACCATTAGTTAAAGAAATCAAACCAACGGCAGCTATTGCTTGGAAAAAAATCGCTTATGGCGAAGTTAAACGTAAAGGTAAAACCATTCAGTTGGTAGATATGCCTTTCGATAATGCTAAGAAATCCGATGGCTGGTTAGTATTTGACGATAGCGAAGGTGTGGTGGATACAGGTGAAAAATTCAAATCTGTATTTATTGATACCGGCGAAAACGGAATTTTTTCACGTGGCGAGTTTCAAGCTATCAGCGCTCTTGGACAAATGGAAATTATTACTCCCGAGGAAATCGCCGATTATTTAGTTCACGAAATTCGTGGCGGAAATACCGGCAAAGATGTTATTCAAGGACTCGATGCTTTCACGATGGGACCGACTTACAGAGGCGGCATCATGAGAAATATTGCCATGAATAAGTTAGATAAATTGGAGCAAGAACACGGCGTAAATAGTGTTGCTTTCGAGCTACTCGGACCTCCAAGATTATCAAAATTGCTTTATGAAGCATATTTATTGAAGCGTATTGTCGGCACAATGCGCAACATCAATGATTTTTCAGCCGAAAATTTATCACAACAAGCATATGATTTATTGAATAATGATACACAATTACGTTCGCAGATTTTATCAATTGGTATAGCAGTATTGCTTCCCGACGGGAAAAGTTATGTACGCGGCGCTGATATTAAAATTCCGGTTAGACGAGGAGAAACTAAACTCGAGCTGACAGAAGCCAATATCAATGCTTGGTGCAACGAAGGATGGATAGATTTACGTCCGAGTAGCTTTGAAGAATGGAAGCAACGCATTAATAATATAATGGAACATTCTAATACGTTACCGAAAGATGATACTAGTTCACGATATAATTATACTAATGAATATTGGGATAATTTCGATAACATTGACGAAGGTAAAATAGTAGGCTGGGTCTTCGAATTTGAAGATAAAGGCTGGAGATTCAAACGATAA
- a CDS encoding MATE family efflux transporter — protein MKNRNVDLINGNIESSLREYALPLVFSFIIHMVYSWVDLFFVSRLGASAVAALGISERIWFFTFAIGSGFAIGTSIIVARRVGEGNFDKAGETSVQGLLYMFTFGVVLAILLFVNLDPILSLLGIHGEVKVLSKRYFEALLWGIPFNFLIFQINALIRASGNTFYPMLILITANVLNFIFTPLLVFGIGPFPRLEIYGAGIGTSIAQIFGAIIALAVLHYKFERIELKLKYFRLRFDIFKRITKLGMPASLQLIAVSITSMGLAANANIFGTEILSTYIIGLKIDLLVSMVIFAMGASLEVITGQNIGAGKPERVFLYHKSAIKQLTVLLGILGVLVFFFGKNIGYIFVNDELIISELDKYLKFAAFSYIPFSIGIASIRVISGAGDYFRSLVIVTLSLICVQLPAAYIISSSINDQIGIWFSMLIAIIFFAFIGFREVKNGKWLGKNV, from the coding sequence GTGAAAAACCGAAACGTTGATTTAATTAACGGCAACATTGAGTCCTCATTACGCGAATATGCTCTGCCACTTGTCTTTAGTTTTATAATCCATATGGTCTATTCATGGGTGGATTTGTTTTTTGTTAGCAGGCTCGGTGCGTCTGCGGTAGCAGCATTAGGTATTAGCGAACGAATCTGGTTTTTTACATTTGCAATTGGTAGCGGATTTGCCATCGGCACATCGATTATTGTCGCACGTCGAGTGGGAGAGGGCAACTTCGACAAAGCCGGTGAAACATCTGTTCAGGGCTTGCTTTACATGTTCACATTCGGAGTCGTGCTCGCTATACTGCTTTTTGTCAATTTAGACCCGATTCTGAGCCTTCTGGGAATTCATGGCGAAGTGAAGGTACTGTCAAAACGATATTTCGAAGCATTATTGTGGGGGATTCCATTCAATTTTTTGATTTTTCAAATCAATGCTCTGATTAGAGCTTCAGGAAATACTTTTTACCCAATGTTAATTCTGATAACCGCAAACGTGCTGAATTTTATCTTCACACCTTTATTGGTTTTCGGCATAGGACCATTTCCACGATTAGAAATTTATGGAGCAGGTATAGGCACAAGTATTGCCCAAATATTCGGTGCAATAATAGCCCTTGCTGTTCTGCACTACAAATTTGAAAGAATCGAACTTAAACTGAAATATTTCCGGCTTCGTTTTGATATTTTCAAAAGGATAACCAAACTTGGTATGCCGGCATCATTACAATTAATCGCAGTTAGTATTACGAGTATGGGGTTGGCAGCCAATGCAAATATATTCGGAACCGAAATTTTGAGTACATATATAATTGGGCTAAAGATAGACCTTCTCGTTTCGATGGTGATTTTTGCAATGGGAGCTTCGCTCGAAGTAATTACAGGGCAGAACATCGGAGCAGGTAAGCCCGAAAGAGTATTTCTATACCATAAGTCCGCCATAAAGCAGTTGACAGTTTTACTTGGCATTCTTGGTGTACTCGTGTTCTTTTTTGGCAAAAATATTGGTTATATTTTTGTAAATGATGAACTTATAATCTCTGAACTGGACAAATATCTCAAATTTGCAGCATTCAGTTATATTCCATTCTCAATCGGAATAGCTTCTATCAGGGTAATTAGTGGAGCAGGCGATTATTTCCGAAGCCTTGTGATAGTTACATTATCATTGATTTGTGTTCAACTGCCTGCCGCATATATTATTTCAAGTTCAATAAACGACCAAATCGGAATTTGGTTTAGTATGCTGATAGCAATAATATTTTTCGCTTTCATCGGTTTTAGAGAAGTTAAAAATGGCAAATGGTTAGGGAAAAATGTTTAG
- a CDS encoding glycosyltransferase → MLFYVVISAIVVYFLRSAIMFAGSVKSKQAQIIKADSGYLPFVSVIVPSRNEENNIETCIHSLMQSSYPHDRFEVVAVNDRSTDATGEILKSLSQVYTNLKIVEISESTAIPNLKGKAGALHRGINESMGEIVMMTDADCVVPKTWIQSISEYYSDIRVGLVAGFTMVKHNSEFDKIQAVEWIYMHTMASAGVALGKPLGCFGNNLSIRRSVYDKIGGYENIKFSVTEDLALIQAVHKTGAKVHYPCSWESSVSTLPCATFAEYISQHRRWAIGGLNLGWVAPVFVLSNVLIWAAIIIAIFSGNLIWLLAVLFVRVFGDFSLIMTSIGKLNHEHLQSRILSSILYFMIIELIIPPMLIDKKIVWKGQVFGK, encoded by the coding sequence ATGCTTTTTTATGTAGTCATTTCTGCCATTGTCGTCTATTTCCTTCGTTCTGCAATAATGTTTGCAGGTTCGGTTAAATCCAAACAGGCTCAGATAATCAAAGCTGATTCAGGCTACCTTCCCTTTGTTTCAGTTATTGTTCCTTCGCGTAATGAAGAAAACAACATCGAAACATGCATTCATTCATTAATGCAATCAAGTTACCCTCATGATAGATTTGAAGTTGTTGCTGTAAACGACCGCTCAACTGATGCAACCGGCGAAATTTTAAAAAGTCTGTCGCAAGTTTACACTAATCTCAAAATTGTAGAAATCAGCGAATCAACTGCAATCCCGAATCTAAAGGGAAAAGCAGGTGCTTTGCATAGGGGCATTAATGAATCGATGGGTGAAATAGTTATGATGACTGATGCAGATTGCGTTGTTCCCAAAACATGGATTCAATCTATTTCAGAATATTATTCTGATATCAGAGTAGGACTTGTGGCTGGATTCACTATGGTTAAGCATAATAGTGAATTCGATAAAATTCAAGCGGTCGAATGGATTTATATGCATACAATGGCAAGTGCAGGAGTTGCGTTGGGCAAACCTTTAGGCTGTTTTGGCAATAATTTGAGTATCAGACGAAGCGTTTATGATAAAATCGGTGGTTACGAAAATATCAAATTCTCAGTGACTGAAGATTTGGCTTTGATTCAGGCAGTTCACAAAACAGGAGCCAAAGTTCATTATCCTTGTAGCTGGGAGTCAAGTGTGTCAACTTTGCCTTGCGCAACATTTGCCGAATACATTTCGCAGCACCGAAGATGGGCAATCGGTGGTTTGAACTTGGGTTGGGTAGCCCCTGTTTTTGTTCTGAGCAATGTATTGATTTGGGCTGCTATTATAATCGCAATATTTTCGGGAAATTTGATTTGGTTGTTAGCAGTGCTTTTTGTCCGAGTTTTTGGCGATTTCTCACTCATTATGACCTCAATCGGCAAACTAAATCACGAACATCTTCAGAGCAGAATACTATCTTCGATACTATATTTTATGATTATCGAATTGATTATACCACCGATGTTGATAGATAAAAAAATTGTATGGAAAGGTCAGGTCTTCGGTAAATAG